TGACGGGCAGCCTCAAGGACCGCATGGCTCTGTACATTCTGCAAGAGGCGTACAAAAACGGTGAAATTAAGCCCGGCGACACGATTGTGGAGGCCACCAGCGGCAACACTGGCATTGCCTTCGCCGCCATCGGCAGAGCGCTGGGCCACCCCGTACGCATCATCATGCCCGACTGGCTGAGCGCTGAGCGGGTGAACATCATCAAGAGCCTAGGTGCCGAGATTACGCTGATTAGCAAAGTGCAGGGTGGTTTCTTGGGTAGCATTGCGTTGGCCGAAGAAATTGCTGCTTCCCGCTCCGATATATTTCTTCCCCGGCAGTTTGAGAACAGCTTCAATGCGAAAGCACACGCCAAAACTACCGGCGTGGAAATCTGCGCGCAACTGAAGCGGCTAGGTCGCGTACCCGATGCGTTCATTGCTGGCGTGGGCACGGGCGGTACGGTGATGGGGGTGGGCAGCTACCTGCGCAGCCAAAATTCAAATGTGCGTATCCACCCCCTAGAGCCAGCCGAGTCGCCGACGCTAACTACCGGCTACAAAGTAGGTTCGCACCGTATTCAGGGCATTTCGGACGAGTTCATTCCCGCCATTGTGAAGCTCGCTGAACTCAACGAGGTGGTGCAGGCAAATGATGGCGATGCTATTCTAGTGGCGCAAAAGCTAGCTACCGAGCTAGGCCTAGCCGTCGGTATTTCATCAGGGGCAAACGTGATTGGTGCCATCCGGCAAGCAGCTATCCTCGGCCCCGATGCTACTGTGGTAACGCTATTGTGCGACAGCAACAAGAAGTATCTCAGCACCGATCTGCTCAAGGAAGAGCCGGTGCGCGCAGGTTACTTGGCTCCCGAACTGGAGTTCACCCACTATCAACCCATTAGCCGGCTGAGTTTTCCGGTGTAGCGGGGCTAGCTTTCGCAAGAAGCCTTCTTTTAAACGTCATGCTTTGCTCCGGCTCAGCATGACGTTCTTTTTTGCCTGATTACTGCTTAGCATCTAAATGCTTGCGTAGATAATAATGCGTTTTAGATTTCGGCAGCGTTGTAGATAAACCTAAAACTGGAGTAGAAGAACCTAGGTTATTTTACCATCAGCGTCCGCACATTGCCAGTTTTTTTGTCCACTTCGAAAGCAGCGCGGTTGGGCATGCGGCCTGCCCAGTCGGTGCGGGGTACCAGCACTTGCCATTGCGTATCGATATCGACGACACTTGCCGAATCGACCACGTAGAGGTTTGCGTTGGGTTGAGCTTTCACGTAGCGCGCTATGGCTGCACGAGCCGCGGCTTCCGTGAGCGCTGCTGTTTCCGTTGGTGCCGCCGCTTGGGCTGGCATCGTGGCTTCCGCAGGCGTCGCCGCTTGGGGCGCATCAGCGGTAACCGGTTTTGCTTGTTGACAGCTCATAAGTACAGCCACTATACCCCCTAGAAAGTAGCGCGTTGGCAACGTGTAAAAAGCTGGCGTACGCAGGGGAGAAGCTAAAAATTTCATAAAAAGGACTGGCAATGAGTCGGTTGGTGAAGTACGGCGCTATCGGCGCGGCCACAAGATACAGCTTCCGCAGTAGTCGTCTTTTCAGCAAGAGGCATGCGGAAGCTAGGATAGTTAGCCTTCTGCCTTCCACCGCAACAAAAGTCTTCAGCCGTGCCGCGCTACGCCTGCCGCAGTAATAGGCGCAACGAGAGGACGCCCAGCAACAGAATAGCCGCCGCGAAACACCCGACTACTACAGCCCACAGGCTGCGAGGCACCGTCGACTTGGGAGCCGGCCGCAGCAAAAGCAGTGGTAATACCACCGGAGCTAGGGTTTGGGGGATGGTAGCGCCCGCTAGCAACTCGCACACGCCCACCGCGCAGGCCAACAGCGTCCCGGCGCCCAGTGCAAGCTGTTGCCAGAAGGGAAGAACCGGCATCGAAAACGGTTGCCACTGGTTCGGGTCGGTGGGAGCGATACGGCGGGCTGTTTTGGGGCGGGCGCCGCGGCGGTTGAACTCACTCAGCCGTCGGTTGACGTCTTTGCGGAGCCGAATCAGGGTAAACACCGCCACCACTACCACCAGGAACGTCGAGACGGCAAAGACAATCAGCAGCGGAACCAAGTGTTCTTGCTGGCCAGGAACGGCCGCCATAAGTAGAACCGAAGAAAACGCGGGCAGACTGAGATTCATCACGTGGAAAATACGCTTTTAAGGCGTTAGTCGTATGGTGTCAAGCAAAGAGGCATTCGCGCAGAAGCAGCATGCCTACCGTAAGAACGTTGGCTGGTCGCATTCTATTCTGTAACCACTCGCGCGTAACTACGTGCGCTAATTTCCTCTTGAATACTAACACACAAGAGGTCGAATTAGTGGAAGAAGTTGGTGATTATCCGCATAAAAAAGCCCCCAACCAAATCGGTCAGAGGCTTTTCGGAGTAGAGTGGCTAGGAAAACGTAGTAGGGCTACTTAGTTATCTGCACCGAGCTGTCGTTGATGTCAAATGGGTGGTTTTTGAGCAGACGAATGATTTCGGCACCCGCCAGAATGACTGGGCCGTAGCCGTGGGCTGCGTACACGTTCACCGGCCGGTAGTAGTAGAACGCCGGATCGAAGCCCATGCCCGTACCCACGCAGGTGCCTTCCACCTGCCCGCTGGCGTTTACCTTGGTGCTCACCGCATTCCAGGCGAGTATCGACATGGGGCCATACGCTTTGGCGTCGAGCCAGCCTTTGTTGATGGCGTGGGCAATGGCGTAGGCATAAATTGCCGTGGCGGAGGTCTCTAAATACGAATCGTTGCGGTCGAGCAGCTGGTGCCAGAACCCCGTGCCTGACTGCCGCATGGCGAGGCCATTAGCGTGGGCGCGCAACTGCGCTAGGATAGTGGCCCGACCCGGATGATCTTCGGGCAGCACGTCTAAGATTTCAACTTTCGTCAGCAGCGCCCAGCCGTTGGCGCGGGCCCAGTGAAACTCGGGGTGTACGGCCATATCCTGCACCCAGCCGTGCATGTAGAGGCCTTTTTCCTTGTCGAACATGCGCTGCGAAAACTGCGTGAATTGCTTCACCACCTCGTCGTAGTAGCGCCGCTCGCCGGTGAGTTTGCCCATTTGCGCCAGCGCTGGCAGGCCCATGTACATATCGTCGAGCCAGAGCGTGTTGGGCTGCGGGCGGTTGCGGGCTAGGGTGCCATCCGACAGCTTGAATTCCTTAGTCATGATGTAGCCGACGAAGCTGTCAATCAGCGGACGTAAGTCGGCGGAAAGGCCGGCCCGCTGCGCCTTGATCATGGAGGCCGTGAGGGCGCCGCCGTCGTCCAGCGCGTGCGGGTTCATGAAGCCGCGCATGGGCGTAGGGCTCTGCGGGTTGGCCGTTTGGTAAGCGCGGTAATACGGCGCCAGCTCCGAGAGGAACTTCAGGCGGCTGAAGGTGTAATCCGTGTATTTTTTGTCGCCGGTCACTTCGCCAGCCAGCAGCATGCCCGAGTACGTTACGCCCCACTCGTAGCTGGTCAGGCGGAAATCGCCGGGCTTGATAATGGCATCGGGGTTAAATTTACCGCGGGTATTAACGGCAGCATTCGTCTTTTTATCAACGAGTTCGGCTGGTGTTGACTTGTCTAGGTAGTTGTACACGCGGTCCAGTACCTGCTTCACGTCCTCGGGCTTGGTCTTGCCGTAGGGCACCGGATAATCGGGCTGCAATAGGTGCAGCGGCGTGGTGGTGTCGTTGGCCTTAGGCGGGTTCGTTTGAGCCACAGCCGTAGTAGCACCTAGCAGCAGACCTAGGTAGGGTAGACGTGTTACTCTCATAGAGCGAGGAATAGTGGTGGGAAGTTGAGTAGAAGAGAATCGCTAGAACGTGTTGTGCTTCGACTAGTACAGCATGACGTTCTGGTAAAACACGCACGCTTAATTGCCGTCTGGCTTCACCACGTCGTTTTTGGGGCTATCAGCCCAGTGCCAGCTGGCTAGCGCATCGGGGTGGTTGGGATCGAAAGTAGGCGTGTCGTTTCGGAGGAACTTCGTGAGACCTAGCTTATTGACCTTGATGCCTTCTACCACGCACTTCGCTATTTCGTAGGCGCCGTAGGGGTTGAAGTGGGTGTTATCGGCCAAGGCCTGGGTCTGGCCGGGGTAGGTGTTGGCGGGATAGTGCACCAGCGCCTTCTTCGAGTCTTCCACGCCCATGGCTTCGTAGAGCTGGGTGGTCATCTGATTGAGGTCGATGAGCGCAACATTTTCTTCCTTGGCAACTTTGCGGGCGGCGTCGGGGTAGTCACCTAGGCTGTTCACGTTTTTGCCGGTAGCCTCGTCGAAGTTGCGGCGAGCGGTGGAGGTCAGAATCACGGGCGTAGCGCCTTTCTTCTTGGCTTCGCTCACAAATAGCTTCAAGCGCTCGGTGTAGCTTTTGAAAGCGCCATCATTGGGGCCTTTCTCCTTTTGGTCGTTGTGGCCGAACTCAATGAATAAGTAATCGCCGGGCTTTATCACGCTCAATACTTTCTCTAGGCGGTGCGAGCCCATAAAGCTACCTAGAGTCAGGCCTGACTCAGCATGGTTGGCAATGGCTACGCCCGGCTTGAAGAAGCGTGGAATCATCTGCCCCCAAGCTGCCCACGGCTCATCGTCCTGGTTCACGACGGTGGAATTGCCGGCTAGGTACACCGTCACGGCGTTCTTGGCGGGTGTTATTTCCAGCGCGTTGAGGCAGGTTTTTGATCCGTTAAATTCTAGTGTCAGCTTGTCGTCCCAGTCTAGCTTGCCTAGCTCCCGGGGTTTTAGGCTTACTTCGCCGCCGGTCGAAATCTTGCGGTCTTTGATGTTGATCGTGAACGTCTGGGTAGTGAATTTGCCGGGTGCGGTGGTGGTTTGCTCCAGCAGCAAGCGCCGCGACTCCGCCTTCAACGATGTTGACGACGGTCCTTGGGCGTCACCTAGGGTCACGGTTACGTTGTAGTTGCCCTCGGGCAAGTTGACCGAGAAGTAGAAAGGTTTGTCACTGGTCACGAAGTCGCCTTTCAGCGCATCCTGGCCGGTGCGACTAACAGCCGTAGCAGTCGTGTTAAAATCGAAGCCGTAGCCGGTAGTGGGTGAGTACACGTTGGTGGGCAGCACGGGGGTGTAGCCGGGCGTCACTTTGCCGCTGCCGAAGTCAAACTTGTAGGAGGTTTTAGCAGATTGAGCGTTGGCGCTGGCCGCTAGTGCAAGGCTCAGGAGGAAGGCTGGGAAGAACGATGGGCGTGTCATGGAAGGCTTTGGGACTGGTAAGAAGGCTTTTGCCTAGCTTACAGGCTCCAATAACACCTCCGGTCTAGGCTCGTCCGTCCTGTAGTCTGCTGGTTCGTGGGAGGCTAAGTCGAATGAAAGGGCCGTAGTTAAAATGATAGTCCGACTGCCGTAGATGCAATTTGGAGGTGCATTCACAGCAGCCGGATTATCAATTCCCGGAGCAGGCTAGCTTATTGTCACTAGATTTTCACAAGCCTTTTCGACGTTACGATCTTACCCGACGTCAACTTGAGGATATAGACGCCAGCAGCCGG
This Hymenobacter sp. GOD-10R DNA region includes the following protein-coding sequences:
- a CDS encoding glycoside hydrolase family 88 protein, with the protein product MRVTRLPYLGLLLGATTAVAQTNPPKANDTTTPLHLLQPDYPVPYGKTKPEDVKQVLDRVYNYLDKSTPAELVDKKTNAAVNTRGKFNPDAIIKPGDFRLTSYEWGVTYSGMLLAGEVTGDKKYTDYTFSRLKFLSELAPYYRAYQTANPQSPTPMRGFMNPHALDDGGALTASMIKAQRAGLSADLRPLIDSFVGYIMTKEFKLSDGTLARNRPQPNTLWLDDMYMGLPALAQMGKLTGERRYYDEVVKQFTQFSQRMFDKEKGLYMHGWVQDMAVHPEFHWARANGWALLTKVEILDVLPEDHPGRATILAQLRAHANGLAMRQSGTGFWHQLLDRNDSYLETSATAIYAYAIAHAINKGWLDAKAYGPMSILAWNAVSTKVNASGQVEGTCVGTGMGFDPAFYYYRPVNVYAAHGYGPVILAGAEIIRLLKNHPFDINDSSVQITK
- a CDS encoding cysteine synthase family protein: MSVATCSPRSVSSSFLTGARAARRPTAVHFKVPQVASLENYATSLSKNGCCLSPELEEKFNHLWHLVGNTPMLELHYRYQGQPGRIFVKCEHYNLTGSLKDRMALYILQEAYKNGEIKPGDTIVEATSGNTGIAFAAIGRALGHPVRIIMPDWLSAERVNIIKSLGAEITLISKVQGGFLGSIALAEEIAASRSDIFLPRQFENSFNAKAHAKTTGVEICAQLKRLGRVPDAFIAGVGTGGTVMGVGSYLRSQNSNVRIHPLEPAESPTLTTGYKVGSHRIQGISDEFIPAIVKLAELNEVVQANDGDAILVAQKLATELGLAVGISSGANVIGAIRQAAILGPDATVVTLLCDSNKKYLSTDLLKEEPVRAGYLAPELEFTHYQPISRLSFPV
- a CDS encoding rhamnogalacturonan acetylesterase — its product is MTRPSFFPAFLLSLALAASANAQSAKTSYKFDFGSGKVTPGYTPVLPTNVYSPTTGYGFDFNTTATAVSRTGQDALKGDFVTSDKPFYFSVNLPEGNYNVTVTLGDAQGPSSTSLKAESRRLLLEQTTTAPGKFTTQTFTINIKDRKISTGGEVSLKPRELGKLDWDDKLTLEFNGSKTCLNALEITPAKNAVTVYLAGNSTVVNQDDEPWAAWGQMIPRFFKPGVAIANHAESGLTLGSFMGSHRLEKVLSVIKPGDYLFIEFGHNDQKEKGPNDGAFKSYTERLKLFVSEAKKKGATPVILTSTARRNFDEATGKNVNSLGDYPDAARKVAKEENVALIDLNQMTTQLYEAMGVEDSKKALVHYPANTYPGQTQALADNTHFNPYGAYEIAKCVVEGIKVNKLGLTKFLRNDTPTFDPNHPDALASWHWADSPKNDVVKPDGN